Proteins encoded within one genomic window of Lampris incognitus isolate fLamInc1 chromosome 1, fLamInc1.hap2, whole genome shotgun sequence:
- the slc35a4 gene encoding probable UDP-sugar transporter protein SLC35A4, translated as MIVIENMGPSSPARRRRRWLKGLQWAVLLGLMIFIYGSHAPLIALTKVDGQVPFSPSSCVVMIELAKLLFSLVTLLLAGNMSSLCVAPSLVLVAPYAVPAVLYALNNNLVVLMQAYMDPSSYQVLSNLKIASTALLYSLCLGKRLVPTQWLALWLLTGAGVCHSYSILDLSDPEQAEASPRLHITAWGLFLVLVYCFVSGLAAVYTERVLKSQRLPLSLQNLYLYLFGVAINGISYLSSVADDQSFLEGYSGAVWAVIAGQAVNGLLMSVVLKHGSGIIRLFVISCSIVVNALLSWTILGLQLTPFFLLPVSMIGLAAYLYYR; from the coding sequence ATGATTGTGATTGAGAATATGGGGCCCAGTTCCCCTGCCAGGCGTAGAAGAAGATGGTTGAAGGGGCTACAGTGGGCTGTCCTGTTAGGGCTGATGATCTTCATCTATGGCTCTCATGCACCTCTGATTGCCCTCACCAAAGTGGATGGTCAGGTCCCTTTCAGCCCATCTTCATGTGTTGTCATGATAGAGCTGGCTAAACTCCTGTTCTCTCTGGTCACCCTCCTCTTGGCTGGGAACATGTCTTCCTTGTGTGTTGCTCCGTCCCTGGTCCTTGTGGCCCCCTATGCAGTACCTGCTGTCCTCTATGCCCTCAACAATAATCTAGTGGTTCTCATGCAGGCTTACATGGATCCCAGCTCATACCAAGTGCTCAGCAACCTAAAAATTGCCTCCACTGCCTTGCTCTACTCTTTATGCCTGGGCAAGAGGCTGGTGCCCACTCAGTGGTTAGCCCTGTGGCTTCTCACAGGGGCTGGGGTGTGCCACAGCTATAGCATCCTGGATCTCAGTGACCCTGAGCAGGCTGAGGCAAGTCCCAGGCTTCATATCACAGCATGGGGTCTTTTTCTGGTGCTTGTGTACTGCTTTGTTTCAGGGCTGGCAGCTGTCTACACAGAGAGGGTGCTAAAGAGTCAGAGGCTGCCCCTCAGCTTACAGAACCTTTACCTATATCTGTTTGGAGTTGCCATTAACGGGATCTCCTATCTCTCCAGTGTAGCGGATGACCAAAGTTTCCTGGAGGGATACTCAGGAGCTGTGTGGGCAGTCATAGCAGGGCAGGCAGTTAATGGACTGCTGATGTCTGTGGTGCTAAAGCATGGCAGTGGCATCATCCGACTGTTTGTCATATCCTGTTCTATAGTGGTCAATGCCCTATTGTCCTGGACAATCCTAGGGCTGCAGCTCACCCCTTTCTTCCTCCTGCCTGTCTCTATGATTGGTCTGGCAGCTTACTTGTATTACAGGTAG
- the LOC130108477 gene encoding SLC35A4 upstream open reading frame protein, protein MAGDKDPLKQLKDLTQLKNQLEEIQRRVENEVAVGIPQGGSVLGSPFLKGFLAGYVVARLRSSAILGVLLGTITGMYAAQNYQVPNIERTVKEYLNNLKKGPK, encoded by the exons ATGGCGGGTGACAAG GACCCTCTGAAACAGTTGAAAGATCTGACTCAGCTGAAGAACCAACTAGAGGAGATCCAAAGGAGAGTGGAAAACGAAGTTGCTGTTGGAATTCCTCAG GGAGGGTCTGTGTTGGGATCTCCCTTTCTGAAGGGGTTTCTGGCTGGCTACGTGGTGGCCAGGCTGCGGTCCTCTGCCATTCTAGGAGTACTGCTGGGAACAATAACTGGCATGTATGCTGCACAGAACTATCAAGTGCCCAATATTGAAAGGACAGTGAAAGAATACTTAAACAACTTGAAAAAAGGACCAAAGTAA